Proteins encoded by one window of Rutidosis leptorrhynchoides isolate AG116_Rl617_1_P2 chromosome 7, CSIRO_AGI_Rlap_v1, whole genome shotgun sequence:
- the LOC139857547 gene encoding ATP-citrate synthase alpha chain protein 1-like: MARKKIREYDSKRLVKEHFKRISGSELPIRSAQVTESTDFKELIEREPWISSSKLVVKPDMLFGKRGKSGLVALNLDLAQVIEFVNERLGKEVVMGGCKGPITTFIVEPFVPHNEEFYINIVSERLGCSISFSECGGIDIEENWEKVKTVFLPTGVSLNQEICAPLVATLPLEYKSIIEEFISNIYSLFLDLDFTFLEMNPFTLVEGKPYPLDMRGELDDTATFKNFKKWGNIDFPMPFGSVMSPTESFIHGLDEKTSASLKFTVLNPKGRIWTMVAGGGASVIYADTVGDLGYASELGNYAEYSGAPNEEEVLQYARAVIDCATADPDDQRRALVVGGGIANFTDVAATFNGIIRAMKEKESKLKAANMHIYVRRGGPNYQKGLARMRALGAELGIPIEVYGPEATMTGICKQAIECINVSA, encoded by the exons ATGGCACGCAAGAAGATTAGAGAATATGATTCAAAGAGGTTGGTCAAGGAGCATTTTAAGAGGATTTCTGGGTCTGAATTGCCCATTAGATCTGCACAG GTTACAGAGTCAACTGACTTCAAAGAACTGATAGAGAGAGAACCATGGATATCTTCATCAAAGCTGGTTGTGAAACCCGACATGTTATTCGGAAAGCGTGGCAAGAGTGGACTTGTTGCCTTAAATCTTGATTTGGCTCAAGTTATCGAATTTGTCAACGAACGACTTGGCAAAGAG GTTGTGATGGGAGGGTGCAAAGGCCCCATAACCACATTCATTGTCGAACCGTTTGTTCCACACAATGAAGAGTTTTATATCAACATTGTTTCCGAGCGGTTAGGGTGTAGCATAAGCTTTTCAGAATGTGGAGGAATTGATATCGAAGAGAATTGGGAAAAG GTGAAAACAGTCTTTTTACCCACAGGGGTATCGTTGAATCAAGAGATATGTGCTCCACTTGTTGCAACCCTTCCGTTGGAGTACAAATCTATAATTGAGGAGTTTATTAGTAACATATATTCTCTATTTTTAG ATTTGGACTTCACTTTCCTAGAAATGAATCCGTTCACGTTAGTAGAAGGCAAACCTTATCCTCTTGATATGAGAGGCGAGCTTGACGACACTGCTACTTTCAAGAACTTCAAAAA GTGGGGAAATATCGATTTCCCGATGCCCTTTGGAAGTGTTATGAGTCCTACCGAGAGCTTTATCCATGGACTCGATGAAAAG ACTAGTGCATCTCTAAAGTTCACGGTTCTTAACCCTAAAGGACGGATTTGGACCATGGTTGCTGGTGGTGGTGCAAGTGTCATTTATGCAGATACGGTTGGAGATCTCGGTTATGCTTCGGAACTTGGAAACTATGCAGAATACAGTGGTGCACCCAATGAAGAAGAAGTTCTTCAATATGCTCGAGCCGTCATTGAT TGTGCAACTGCTGATCCCGATGACCAAAGGAGGGCCCTTGTAGTTGGCGGTGGAATCGCAAACTTCACGGATGTTGCAGCCACTTTCAATGGCATCATTCGTGCAATGAAGGAGAAG GAATCCAAGTTGAAAGCTGCAAACATGCACATTTATGTGCGACGAGGAGGTCCAAATTACCAAAAAGGGCTTGCGAGAATGCGCGCACTTGGAGCTGAACTTGGCATCCCTATTGAG GTTTATGGGCCTGAGGCAACAATGACAGGAATATGCAAACAAGCAATCGAGTGCATCAACGTTTCTGCATAG
- the LOC139857342 gene encoding CRS2-associated factor 2, chloroplastic, whose amino-acid sequence MAILSSLPNPNLFTSLPSPPPQPTSNSNTIKPPIPIPKYPPLTKTPKHPQPKPNPNPNPNPAFKSFHHRSKYYKPIHPNTVVSSDGDRSVVIGESGVSYQLPGAPFEFQFSYSEIPRVKPIAIREPAFLPFAPPTMPRPWTGKAPLKKQTKKIKLFESSDQRQNGKKLEMLKEFEIGNGNFELKPRDEVLGKPLSRAERQELVKRHVSSNRQVNLGRDGLTHNMLELIHSHWRRDPVCKVRCLGVPTVDMRNISRVLQEKTGGKIILRTGGVLYLFRGRHYDPHNRPKYPVMLWKPATPVYPKLIQEAPEGLTKEEADELRMKGKKLPPICKLAKNGVYLTLVKDVRNAFEQSSLVKIDCRGMHASDYKKLGAKLKELVPCVLLSFDDEQILIWRGHGWKSMYHDNIATDHSCSENTTVDFYKSDIRSSISSPRITSLWRRAIESSNAMLVEDIGLGPDDLLKVVEEFEKISQVTDHSYPAVIVSNQKSQSEEEDYSEDEDYFDDEESDNEYVDFSEKSAPPRTLPVDFIAEQFSDGDEWRPNRNW is encoded by the exons ATGGCAATATTATCATCACTCCCAAATCCTAATCTCTTCACCTCCCTCCCTTCACCACCACCACAACCAACGTCCAATTCCAACACCATCAAACCCCCAATCCCCATTCCCAAATATCCACCTCTCACTAAAACCCCCAAACACCCACAACCCAAAcccaaccctaaccctaaccccaaCCCAGCTTTCAAATCCTTCCACCACCGTTCCAAATACTACAAACCCATCCACCCCAACACCGTCGTCTCCTCCGACGGAGACCGTTCCGTCGTCATCGGCGAATCCGGCGTCTCCTACCAACTCCCCGGTGCACCATTCGAGTTCCAATTCAGTTACTCTGAAATCCCACGTGTCAAGCCGATTGCCATCCGTGAGCCGGCTTTTTTACCGTTTGCGCCGCCGACCATGCCACGGCCGTGGACCGGTAAAGCGCCGTTGAAGAAACAAACTAAAAAGATCAAGCTTTTTGAGTCTTCAGATCAGAGGCAAAATGGGAAAAAGTTGGAAATGTTGAAAGAGTTTGAAATTGGGAATGGGAATTTTGAACTCAAGCCGAGGGATGAAGTTCTTGGGAAGCCGTTGAGCCGAGCTGAAAGACAAGAGCTTGTTAAACGACATGTTTCTAGTAATCGTCAGGTGAATCTTG GAAGGGATGGATTGACTCATAATATGTTGGAATTGATACATTCGCATTGGAGGAGGGATCCCGTTTGTAAAGTTCGGTGTCTTGGTGTTCCTACCGTCGATATGAGAAACATTTCTCGCGTTCTTCAG GAGAAGACGGGTGGGAAGATTATACTTAGAACGGGTGGTGTGCTTTATTTATTTCGTGGTAGGCATTATGATCCTCATAATCGTCCAAAATATCCGGTGATGCTATGGAAACCGGCAACTCCGGTTTACCCTAAACTTATACAAGAAGCACCCGAAGGGCTAACTAAAGAAGAAGCCGATGAGTTGAGAATGAAAGGGAAAAAACTTCCCCCAATATGCAAACTAG CGAAAAACGGAGTGTATCTCACTTTAGTAAAAGATGTGAGAAATGCTTTTGAACAGTCTTCGTTAGTGAAGATTGATTGTAGAGGGATGCATGCCAGTGATTACAAGAAGCTTGGCGCTAAGTTAAAG GAATTGGTCCCATGTGTGCTGCTATCTTTTGATGATGAACAAATCTTGATTTGGAGAGGTCATGGCTGGAAATCTATGTACCATGACAATATTGCAACTGATCATAGTTGTTCGG AAAACACTACCGTTGACTTTTACAAGTCAGATATTAGATCATCAATATCAAGTCCTAGAATAACATCATTATGGAGACGAGCTATCGAATCAAGCAACGCAATGTTGGTAGAAGATATCGGCCTAGGCCCCGACGATCTGTTAAAGGTGGTGGAGGAATTTGAGAAGATTTCACAAGTAACGGATCATTCGTATCCTGCTGTGATCGTGTCTAACCAAAaaagtcaaagtgaagaagaggattaTAGTGAAGACGAAGACTActttgatgatgaagaatcggataACGAATATGTCGACTTTAGTGAAAAGTCAGCTCCTCCGAGAACATTGCCGGTTGATTTTATTGCAGAGCAGTTCAGTGATGGTGATGAATGGAGACCAAACCGAAACTGGTGA
- the LOC139860196 gene encoding uncharacterized protein has translation MLEAVASYDLWIWHAYFGPAGSNNDINVLNQSDLFKEFLEDRSPLCNYTVNGLSFTRGYYLADGIYPDWSTLVKSFKSTVEPKLSKFKRYQEAARKDIERAFSVLQGRWAIIKHPARQFYIEKIQSIMYTCVILHNMITEDNGRAFCGLEEDYQPARRALSIRERFDTQLRMDKELRDSIIHLFLRDQLIEHIWNLPPNARIRYNPASGPSAIPEHVNDNEEPGPSGTNNQDEDEDEDEDDDECEDEDEDEYEDEDDE, from the coding sequence ATGTTGGAAGCGGTCGCCTCCTATGATTTATGGATTTGGCACGCTTACTTTGGACCGGCTGGTTCAAATAATGATATCAATGTGTTAAACCAATCCGATTTATTTAAAGAGTTTCTTGAAGATAGATCTCCACTGTGTAACTATACAGTGAATGGGTTGAGTTTTACACGGGGCTATTATTTAGCGGACGGCATATATCCGGATTGGTCGACACTTGTGAAATCGTTCAAAAGTACGGTTGAAccaaaattatccaaattcaaacGGTACCAAGAGGCAGCAAGAAAGGATATCGAACGAGCATTCAGTGTACTTCAGGGTCGTTGGGCAATCATTAAACATCCTGCACGACAGTTCTATATCGAGAAAATCCAAAGCATTATGTATACGTGCGTGATTTTACACAATATGATAACTGAAGATAATGGTCGAGCATTTTGTGGGTTAGAGGAGGATTATCAGCCTGCTCGTCGTGCATTATCAATACGAGAAAGGTTTGATACACAACTCCGAATGGACAAAGAACTACGCGATTCTATCATTCATCTGTTTCTTCGAGATCAGCTTATCGAACACATATGGAATTTACCACCGAATGCGCGTATCAGGTATAACCCAGCATCAGGACCTTCCGCAATTCCCGagcatgtcaatgacaatgaagaaCCAGGACCTTCGGGTACTAATAACCAAGATGAAGATGAGGACGAAGACGAAGACGACGACGAGTGCGAGGACGAAGATGAAGACGAGTACGAGGACGAAGACGACGAgtaa